In the Marispirochaeta aestuarii genome, GCCGAACTGCTCAGGATTCGCTCTCTGGCGATTTCATCATGAGCAAAGGTATCCGGCTTCAGCCCGATAAGATCATCCATGGCCTTTTCCAGGCTGTCGGTTACACCTATTGAGGCATAGTCTTTGCTGTTTCGAAGGAAGTCGGATATTTTTTCCGACGAGCTGAGGACCTTGATCAGCTGGGGATTCTCCTGAGCCTCCTCCAGAACCGTCCTGAACAGAAGGTCCAGCTTCTCCCGGAAATGATCGCCAAGTTCGATTCCCGCAAGCATGAGCAGGACCTTGGGCACAGGCACGGAATAGAGGGACATGAGTTCCTTTATTTTGTATTTCAGAAGAACGATCTTCTCCGTATTCAGCCCCTGGGCCACCTCGATAAAGAGGATCTCTTCATTGAAATGGGCCTCGATAATGGACGGAGTAGGATCGATGGTTACAGATATTCCCAGAAGTCCGGACAGGGTATTGAGCAGGGCATCCAGCTTCAGGGGCTTGGTAAAAACCTTCCTTACCCCGAATTTCGCCAGCTCCATGATATGCTTGCTTCCCAGTTTCGTGGCCATCATTATAACCGGAACATTTTTTGTATTCGGGTTCCGCAGCTTCTCCTGAAGAACCTCCAGGGCACTTTTACGAGTCAGGAAATAATCCATGATGATCAGGTCGGGAATCTCGCTTCGTATCTTGAGCATCCCGTCGAGGCCGTTAACTCCATGAACAACCTCGATGTCATACTCCGCCAGCTTTCTGCCCAGATAATCCCGGAAAAGAGGCGACTCTTCTATAATGAGGATCTTCTTCATGTTTCCGCTCCGTTATATGCCTGTACTTTAGTTATTCCATATCTTCTGTTGAAAATCAATAATAAATACTAGGAGAGAATAGATGTCAGGATTTCTCTGGTTATTCCATACAGAGGGGGAATACCCATCGACGGATGCAGACGGACGCTAAGGGAATCCCTGTGAGCCAGGGGAAGATCGGAAACATAATAGAGGAATCGGATTGGTACCTCCCTCGGAATAACACCAAGCTCTCCGGCCTCCAGAAGCTGCCGGTAATAGAAGGTTCCCTCCATCTCGAGACCGATGCAGCCCCATATATGACGATAAAAATAGAGCATTCGGCGGTTCTGCATGAGGGTTCCCGCAACCGTGAGAATCGGACCGGAGTGAACATCCCGTCCGGGGACGAGCCTGGCCAGACGCTCCGCCGTACCGGGCTGTGCTCCGCTTAAGGGGTAAAACCTGTCGGAAGCCTGCTCGATAAAGGCATCGGGAATCAGGATATCACCCCTCCGCCCTACAAGGGCACCAGCCTTGCCGAGAACGTTGATTCCCGCGAGGTTACGCCCGAAAAGCAGAATCAGGTTCCGTATTATATCCTCCGCCTGCTCGCCGAAGGCGTAGTCAATGTTTATTATCAGGCCGGTGCCGGGACTCCCGGGTCTGGGTATGCTCCTGTCCAGGGCGTCCAGTTTCAGGGCCGCAATATTTACCAGCTGTACCTGGATTCCCGTGGAGGCGGTATCGCTTAAACGGAGAAGCCCGCACTCCAGCTCGTTGCAGCGTTCCAGTCCGGGGTGGGCTCGCCAGAAATCAGGTCCCATGGCGTAGATAAGGTCCTCGGTGTTCTCCCAGGGATTCTCTGTATAGGGATGGCGGATCTCCTTGCCCCACTGGAGAATCTGGTCCCCGTAACGCCGGGGATCAGGATTCAGACAGTTGGCCACGGAGTGATCGTTGGAGCTGATAATGTAAACAGGAACATCCTCAGGCAGATCCGCCGGCTCAAAACCCAGCAGTCTTTTTGCAGCGTCTGCTACCTGATGCGTCCAAGCCTGGGACCGATGGCGGTGAAAGGTCGGTACATGCCGCCGGAAATCGATATTGATGCTCTCCCTGTGACGGACGATTTCGCTGAGCCGGGGGAGAACCGCCCGGGGCCACACCGATTTCAGTCCCTCTATCTCAGGGGGTGAGAAATCCAGCTGTTCCAGCAGGGAGCTCTCTAATTCTGCAGTTTTTTCAGGATTCTGATGCTGCTGCAGCTTTCCCTCTTCCACCAGGCGTATGGAAAAAGGATCATGAAGACGGCTGCGTATCTTCACCGCCTCAACAGCATAGAGACACAACAGGGTAATAATATCCACCATATCGGACATGCCGGAGCGAAGCAGTACCATGCTCTTACCCGGAAGCATCTCCCAGATATCCCTCCGCCTGGCCTTTGATTCGATGGCGGTAAAAAACAGCTCGGGCTCGGAAAACTCGGTGGGCAAATCGTCCGTCAGCAGATAGGTATGATTCCTCGTTACATTCTCAGGCAGCCGCCGGACTGCGTATAACAGCGCTCCGAAATCAATCTCATGAGAACGGAGCAGAGGATGAAGGGCCGGCTCGAGTTCCCGATAGTGTCGGAGTAATCCGCGGATATCAAGGAATCCCCGGTTGACAGCCCGCATGATTTCTGCGGAAAAACTGCTGAACTCCGCAAAAATCCCCTGCTTATCCAGGAGAATGCTCCCCAGGGCCTGGGCAAAGGCCCGGGAGGATCGCAGAATCCCCAGGAACACCTGAGCCGGAACAGCATAACAGATTGTCTCCTCTTCGGCGATAAAATCAAATCGGTAGGCTTCCTTGAACAGGACCCCCCGCTCGCCGAAATAACTGCCCGCGGGTATCAGATTGTTGCGCAGATCCGGCAGCCTTGGATCATAGACCCCTACACTGCCGCTTTGAACGAAGAAGAACTCAGGATACAGGCTGATTCCGTGGGCAAGGACTGTCTCTCCCTGAACATAGACACGCCGGTCCATATTGCCGGCGAGTTTCTGACGTTCAGCCAGGGGAAGGAATCTGAATGGAATAGTCCGTTCAAAAAGGAGCTCAAGATCGCCATGGAGACTGCTCATGCTACTCCTTCTTGTAATACTCTTCCAACTCCTCTTCGGTAAATGAAGCGGGGTGACTGATCAGGAATGAATCGGTTTTGAGGCCGTCTGCGTTCATCATGGCGGCAATTCTCTGCATGGAAGAGAGAAGAAGTGTCTGCTCCCAGCTGTTCAGGCTGTTGAAGGCTTTGATAAAGTTATCCTGGAGCATGGACGGTTTGTTCCTTACCCGGTCAAGACCGTCCTCAGTCAGGCGAAGATACATCTTGCGTTTATCCTGTATACCCCGGATTCGCTGGACCAGTCCCCGTGCAACCAGCCTGTCGACAATACTCGTTACTGTCGCATGGCTCAGAGAAATGTTCTTTGCCAAGTCCCCCGTCGTCAGGACATCGCGATCGGCAATTTCCTGAAGGACGATCAGCTGGGGTCCGGTTAAACCATACGTTTTCGCCAGTTTTTTTGAGTGAAGATCAATAGCGCGGACAATCTGACGTATTGTAACCAGCACTTCTTCACTAATATCTCGTTTGCGTGCCATCTCATTCTGTCTTTATTATACGAAGTATATCTATAATTTGCCTTTTGACAAGCCGAACACTAACTCGATTATACACAGGATCACTTGAAAGTTAGTATCGGACTTGAAATTTATCTTTATCTATAGTATACAAAATAATATTGAATAATTCAAAGGCTTTAAAGCTGAATTATTCCTGCTACAAGAGTAACAAACTTCAATACTATTGGACTTTTGCAGAGAATTTTATTAGTATTCTAAGCAGTTATTTGCCTAGGATGCAAAGAATTTGTGATATGAATACTGTGTTCAATTAAGGAGAACAATATACATGGCATTAATTTCCGTCAGAAACCTTTACAAGGTTTTCGGACCAAACCCGAAACGGGTTTTTCCCCTCCTTGAACAGGGGAAGTCCAAACCAGAAATACTCAAGCGTACCGGATGCACCGTCGCAATAAACGGTGCAAGCTTTGACATCGAAAAACGGGAAACCTTTGTCGTTATGGGTCTTTCCGGAAGCGGCAAATCAACCATGATCCGCTGCCTGAATCGTCTTATCGAACCCACCAGGGGCGAAATCATCCTGGACGGACAGGACATCATGAAAATGGACAAGGAAAAGCTCCGGGAAACCCGGCGCTATAAAATGTCCATGGTCTTTCAGCATTTCGGACTGCTGCCCCACAGAAGCGTTATCAACAACGTTGAATTCGGCCTTGAAATCGGCGGCATGGACAAGGACGAACGGCAGAAAAAGGCAATGAAGGCCATAGAACTCGTCGGCCTGAAGGGTTTTGAATACAGCAAGCCCGCGCAGCTTTCAGGAGGCATGCAGCAGCGAGTCGGTCTTGCCAGGGCCCTGGCGAATGATCCGGAAATCCTTTTAATGGATGAGGCCTTCAGCGCCCTTGATCCACTGATCAGAACCCAGATGCAGGACGAACTGCTGGAACTTCAGGCAAAGATGCACAAAACCATCATCTTTATTACCCACGACCTGGATGAAGCCCTCAAACTCGGCGACCGGATAGTAATACTGGGTCCCGAAGGACGGGTACGACAGATCGGAACTCCCGAGGAAATCCTCTCCAGCCCCGCCGACGATTACGTAAAAGAGTTTGTTCAGAATGTCGACCGGACCAAGGTGATCACCACTTCGTCCATCATGAAAAGTCATGCCACGGTCAGCTACCCCGCGGACGGCCCGGCGACTGCCACACGCATCATGGAAAAGAACCGCCTGAACGCGATTTTTGTAACCGACAGTGATCGGAAACTGATGGGCCTTGTAACCATCGACGACGCGGCAAAAGCGGCAAAAAAGGGGCAGAAAGATCTGACCCCGATTATTCAGGACAATATCTATACCACTTATCCCGACACTGCCATATCCGATCTTCTCGGAACCGCGGTAACGACAACTTATCCCATCGCAGTAATTGATGAGAATAACGTCTTTCACGGGGTTGTTGACCGCGGCGCGATTCTGGCGGAGGTTACCATAGGCATCGACGATGAAGCCGCCCCGACCCGTTTAAGCGAACTGAACGGCCAGGAAGAAGATGCTGAAACACGGGAGAACGCATAATGAACAATCTGAGAGAAATATTTAATATCGGCGGCGCCTTCGAAGCCGTCATCAACTGGCTCACGGAAAATATGGACGGGGTCTTCGATGCAATTTCCCTGGTTATCCGGACTGTACTCAGCGGACTGAATACCCTTCTTACCTTTCCGCATCCGCTGGTCATGATCGCCATCTTCGGAGCTCTTGCCTGGTGGATGGCCAAGCGCTGGGTTGGAATATTCACGATAATCGGGTTTCTACTGATCTATATCATGGGACTCTGGAGCGCCACCATGGACACTCTTGGGCTGGTTATTACCGCGGTAATAATATCCATGGCCATCGGTATCCCCCTGGGAATCTGGGCCAGCAAGAACGATATGGTAGAGCGGGTAACACGGCCCATCCTTGACTTCATGCAGACCCTGCCGGCCTTTGTCTACCTGATCCCGGCGGTACTCTTTTTCCGCCTGGGTCCCGTTCCGGGAATCGTGGCCACACTGATTTTCTCCCTGCCCCCGGCAGTGCGGTTGACAAACCTTGGAATCCGGCAGGTTCCCACAG is a window encoding:
- a CDS encoding MarR family winged helix-turn-helix transcriptional regulator, whose translation is MARKRDISEEVLVTIRQIVRAIDLHSKKLAKTYGLTGPQLIVLQEIADRDVLTTGDLAKNISLSHATVTSIVDRLVARGLVQRIRGIQDKRKMYLRLTEDGLDRVRNKPSMLQDNFIKAFNSLNSWEQTLLLSSMQRIAAMMNADGLKTDSFLISHPASFTEEELEEYYKKE
- a CDS encoding ABC transporter permease, which translates into the protein MNNLREIFNIGGAFEAVINWLTENMDGVFDAISLVIRTVLSGLNTLLTFPHPLVMIAIFGALAWWMAKRWVGIFTIIGFLLIYIMGLWSATMDTLGLVITAVIISMAIGIPLGIWASKNDMVERVTRPILDFMQTLPAFVYLIPAVLFFRLGPVPGIVATLIFSLPPAVRLTNLGIRQVPTEIKEACRSFGATSSQMLFKAELPVALPTIMAGVNQTIMLALSMVVISGMIGAGGLGNEVLKGITQLKIDLGFESGISIVILAIFLDRVTQALGESTQKKQGPPSK
- a CDS encoding response regulator, which codes for MKKILIIEESPLFRDYLGRKLAEYDIEVVHGVNGLDGMLKIRSEIPDLIIMDYFLTRKSALEVLQEKLRNPNTKNVPVIMMATKLGSKHIMELAKFGVRKVFTKPLKLDALLNTLSGLLGISVTIDPTPSIIEAHFNEEILFIEVAQGLNTEKIVLLKYKIKELMSLYSVPVPKVLLMLAGIELGDHFREKLDLLFRTVLEEAQENPQLIKVLSSSEKISDFLRNSKDYASIGVTDSLEKAMDDLIGLKPDTFAHDEIARERILSSSAPTGEGQESITMRFEGENSITKAMGALRGNALVAAVDDDMVIRTLISTVFQSAGWTIDQYEDGKAFVDSLGEKNYDLVFLDLMMPNMNGFQVLQELKTRGQEIPVIIFSALSKKETVLKAQEYGVRTYLRKPLKPETLLQKAAEVLGATF
- a CDS encoding cyclic nucleotide-binding domain-containing protein — encoded protein: MSSLHGDLELLFERTIPFRFLPLAERQKLAGNMDRRVYVQGETVLAHGISLYPEFFFVQSGSVGVYDPRLPDLRNNLIPAGSYFGERGVLFKEAYRFDFIAEEETICYAVPAQVFLGILRSSRAFAQALGSILLDKQGIFAEFSSFSAEIMRAVNRGFLDIRGLLRHYRELEPALHPLLRSHEIDFGALLYAVRRLPENVTRNHTYLLTDDLPTEFSEPELFFTAIESKARRRDIWEMLPGKSMVLLRSGMSDMVDIITLLCLYAVEAVKIRSRLHDPFSIRLVEEGKLQQHQNPEKTAELESSLLEQLDFSPPEIEGLKSVWPRAVLPRLSEIVRHRESINIDFRRHVPTFHRHRSQAWTHQVADAAKRLLGFEPADLPEDVPVYIISSNDHSVANCLNPDPRRYGDQILQWGKEIRHPYTENPWENTEDLIYAMGPDFWRAHPGLERCNELECGLLRLSDTASTGIQVQLVNIAALKLDALDRSIPRPGSPGTGLIINIDYAFGEQAEDIIRNLILLFGRNLAGINVLGKAGALVGRRGDILIPDAFIEQASDRFYPLSGAQPGTAERLARLVPGRDVHSGPILTVAGTLMQNRRMLYFYRHIWGCIGLEMEGTFYYRQLLEAGELGVIPREVPIRFLYYVSDLPLAHRDSLSVRLHPSMGIPPLYGITREILTSILS
- a CDS encoding quaternary amine ABC transporter ATP-binding protein encodes the protein MALISVRNLYKVFGPNPKRVFPLLEQGKSKPEILKRTGCTVAINGASFDIEKRETFVVMGLSGSGKSTMIRCLNRLIEPTRGEIILDGQDIMKMDKEKLRETRRYKMSMVFQHFGLLPHRSVINNVEFGLEIGGMDKDERQKKAMKAIELVGLKGFEYSKPAQLSGGMQQRVGLARALANDPEILLMDEAFSALDPLIRTQMQDELLELQAKMHKTIIFITHDLDEALKLGDRIVILGPEGRVRQIGTPEEILSSPADDYVKEFVQNVDRTKVITTSSIMKSHATVSYPADGPATATRIMEKNRLNAIFVTDSDRKLMGLVTIDDAAKAAKKGQKDLTPIIQDNIYTTYPDTAISDLLGTAVTTTYPIAVIDENNVFHGVVDRGAILAEVTIGIDDEAAPTRLSELNGQEEDAETRENA